From the Euphorbia lathyris chromosome 6, ddEupLath1.1, whole genome shotgun sequence genome, one window contains:
- the LOC136231839 gene encoding cytochrome P450 94B3, with protein MVTLGSLFQWHFLSFILISILLFCFLNIIISKFRLVNSGNNGPPTHPIIGCLISFYKNQTRLLDWYTELLTKSATKTIVIQRLGARRTIVTANPANVEYMLKTNFSNFPKGKPFTEILGDFLGSGIFNADGELWHTQRKLASHEFKAKSLKEFFLTTLEEEVVKGLLPVLESLAEKQEVVDLQELLRRLAFNMICKVSLGIDRCSLDPSLPAPPLATAFDMASMICARRAAAPLFVVWKIKRWLGVGSERRLKDAVERVRNYVAEIIGNRRIMLEERAENESEDLLSRLILAGHEEKVISDMVISFMIAGRDTTSAAMTWLFWLISCYPEIEKEVVKETIFRTTTKIDYDSLKTLKLLKACLYESMRLYPPVAWDSKHALVHDVLPDNTTVRPGDRVTYFPYGMGRMEQLWGKDRLQFKPDRWFLEHKRRSSLRKVCPYKFPIFQAGPRECLGKQMAFIQMKYVVASVIRQFELKPVSSDKPIFVPYLTAHMAGGLKVLVRRRAESDKHD; from the coding sequence ATGGTAACTTTGGGGTCTCTGTTTCAATGGCACTTCTTATCTTTCATTTTGATAAGTATATTACTCTTCTGCTTTCTCAATATAATCATAAGCAAATTCCGGCTAGTAAATTCCGGCAATAATGGGCCGCCAACCCATCCAATAATTGGATGCTTAATTTCATTCTACAAAAATCAAACCCGTCTTTTAGATTGGTATACTGAACTTCTCACTAAATCAGCAACCAAGACGATTGTGATTCAAAGGCTTGGCGCAAGAAGAACCATTGTCACAGCTAACCCAGCAAATGTtgaatatatgctcaaaacaaaCTTTAGCAACTTCCCCAAAGGTAAACCTTTTACTGAGATTCTTGGTGATTTTCTTGGCTCTGGCATATTCAACGCTGATGGGGAGCTTTGGCATACTCAAAGAAAGTTAGCCAGCCATGAATTTAAAGCCAAATCGCTCAAGGAGTTTTTCCTTACCACATTAGAGGAGGAAGTAGTCAAGGGATTGTTGCCAGTTTTGGAGTCATTGGCAGAGAAACAAGAGGTGGTTGACTTGCAAGAGCTGCTAAGACGGCTAGCATTTAACATGATCTGTAAGGTCTCATTGGGGATTGATCGATGTAGCTTAGATCCTTCTCTACCAGCCCCACCTCTGGCAACAGCTTTTGATATGGCGTCAATGATATGTGCTAGACGAGCTGCTGCCCCATTGTTTGTGGTCTGGAAGATCAAGAGATGGCTTGGAGTTGGATCTGAGAGACGGCTTAAAGATGCTGTTGAAAGAGTTCGTAATTATGTTGCTGAGATTATTGGTAACAGGAGGATTATGTTAGAAGAAAGAGCTGAAAATGAGAGTGAAGATCTCCTCTCTCGGCTCATATTGGCTGGACATGAAGAGAAGGTGATAAGTGATATGGTCATTAGTTTTATGATAGCAGGAAGAGACACAACTTCGGCTGCAATGACATGGCTCTTTTGGTTGATATCCTGTTATCCAGAGATAGAGAAAGAGGTAGTGAAAGAGACTATATTTAGAACTACAACAAAGATAGATTATGATTCGTTGAAGACGTTGAAATTGCTCAAGGCATGCCTCTATGAGTCAATGAGACTCTACCCACCTGTAGCCTGGGATTCAAAGCATGCCCTTGTCCATGACGTGTTGCCGGATAATACTACTGTCCGGCCAGGAGATAGGGTCACTTACTTCCCCTATGGGATGGGGCGAATGGAACAACTTTGGGGCAAGGACCGGCTACAGTTCAAACCGGACCGGTGGTTTCTTGAACACAAGAGAAGAAGCTCGTTGAGGAAGGTATGTCCTTACAAATTTCCCATCTTCCAGGCTGGTCCTAGGGAGTGCCTTGGTAAGCAGATGGCCTTTATTCAGATGAAATACGTGGTTGCTTCCGTTATCAGGCAGTTTGAACTCAAACCCGTGAGTTCAGACAAGCCAATATTCGTGCCATACTTGACGGCTCACATGGCCGGCGGGTTGAAGGTTTTGGTCCGAAGGAGGGCGGAGTCAGATAAGCACGATTGA